One genomic window of Arachis hypogaea cultivar Tifrunner chromosome 8, arahy.Tifrunner.gnm2.J5K5, whole genome shotgun sequence includes the following:
- the LOC112708041 gene encoding histone H3-like centromeric protein CENH3 isoform X1: MARVKRIPTPSQKGKKKVRPSQSPSQASGSRRREDGEEEQEPEAGRGSAAPKKRRNKPGTVALREIRKFQKSFNLLIPAAPFMRCVKQITNQLSTEVTRWTAEAMVALQEAAEDHLVRLFEDGMLCAIHAKRVTLMKKDIELARRLGVIGRPW; the protein is encoded by the exons ATGGCAAGAGTGAAGCGTATTCCAACACCTAGTCAAAAAG GTAAGAAAAAAGTAAGACCATCACAAAGTCCATCGCAAGcg TCTGGTAGCAGAAGGAGGGAAGATGGAGAAGAGGAGCAGGAACCAGAAGCGGGACGAGGAT CAGCAGCACCTAAGAAAAGGCGTAATAAGCCAGGAACAGTAGCCCTTCGTGAGATTCGTAAATTTCAGAAGAGTTTCAACCTACTCATCCCAGCTGCCCCCTTCATGAGATGT GTCAAACAGATTACAAACCAACTATCTACGGAGGTCACTCGCTGGACAGCTGAAGCCATGGTAGCACTTCAAGAA GCAGCTGAGGATCATCTGGTTCGTTTGTTTGAAGATGGAATGTTGTGTGCTATCCATGCAAAGCGTGTTACTCTCA TGAAAAAGGACATAGAGTTGGCCCGGAGACTCGGAGTGATAGGAAGACCTTGGTGA
- the LOC112708041 gene encoding histone H3-like centromeric protein CENH3 isoform X2, which translates to MARVKRIPTPSQKGKKKVRPSQSPSQASGSRRREDGEEEQEPEAGRGSAPKKRRNKPGTVALREIRKFQKSFNLLIPAAPFMRCVKQITNQLSTEVTRWTAEAMVALQEAAEDHLVRLFEDGMLCAIHAKRVTLMKKDIELARRLGVIGRPW; encoded by the exons ATGGCAAGAGTGAAGCGTATTCCAACACCTAGTCAAAAAG GTAAGAAAAAAGTAAGACCATCACAAAGTCCATCGCAAGcg TCTGGTAGCAGAAGGAGGGAAGATGGAGAAGAGGAGCAGGAACCAGAAGCGGGACGAGGAT CAGCACCTAAGAAAAGGCGTAATAAGCCAGGAACAGTAGCCCTTCGTGAGATTCGTAAATTTCAGAAGAGTTTCAACCTACTCATCCCAGCTGCCCCCTTCATGAGATGT GTCAAACAGATTACAAACCAACTATCTACGGAGGTCACTCGCTGGACAGCTGAAGCCATGGTAGCACTTCAAGAA GCAGCTGAGGATCATCTGGTTCGTTTGTTTGAAGATGGAATGTTGTGTGCTATCCATGCAAAGCGTGTTACTCTCA TGAAAAAGGACATAGAGTTGGCCCGGAGACTCGGAGTGATAGGAAGACCTTGGTGA
- the LOC112708042 gene encoding rhodanese-like domain-containing protein 4, chloroplastic, with protein sequence MEAFSATVANLTPTTSVLSHTTKQPNKLSTHPKISACKVSNFSISRTRNHKKILFLQSAASIFTTAQLSATALTYEEALGQSLNFSSSGDFDANGVVENLLNFASENPLVVFGGVAVFAVPLVLFQVLKKPKPWGVESAKNAYEKLGADLNAQLLDIREAVEIREVGTPDINGLGKKLVSITYKGGDDDKPVFLKKLALKFKEPENTTLFILDKFDGNSELVAQLVTDNGFKAAYAIKDGAEGPRGWTNSGLPWKEPRKALDFGNLTEAISDAIGDTSDGLAVTLGIAAATGLGLLAFTEIETILQVLGSAALVQFASKKLLFAEDRKQTLRQLDEFLNTKVAPKELVDEVKQIGKAFLPDSTEDKALPEPTESSTVQKAEATIDNVAESKVDMVPETENKDESSPVLPRPQSPYPHYPDFKPPTSPTPSQP encoded by the exons ATGGAGGCTTTCAGTGCTACTGTTGCAAACTTGACACCAACAACATCTGTTCTTTCTCACACAACAAAACAACCCAACAAACTTTCAACACACCCAAAAATTTCTGCATGCAAAGTCTCAAACTTTTCAATCTCCAGAACTAGAAACCATAAAAAAATTCTATTCCTTCAATCAGCAGCATCAATTTTCACTACTGCACAACTTTCTGCTACTGCACTCACATATGAGGAAGCTTTGGGGCAATCTTTGAATTTCAGTAGTTCTGGGGACTTTGATGCAAATGGGGTTGTGGAGAATCTTCTCAATTTTGCATCAGAGAACCCTCTTGTTGTTTTTGGAGGTGTTGCTGTTTTTGCAGTACCATTGGTTTTGTTTCAGGTTCTCAAGAAGCCTAAACCATGGGGTGTTGAGTCAGcaaagaatgcatatgaaaaacttgGTGCTGATTTGAATGCTCAGTTGCTTGATATAAGAGAAGCTGTGGAGATTAGGGAAGTTGGAACACCAGATATTAATGGTTTGGGGAAGAAATTGGTGTCAATTACTTACAAGGGTGGTGATGATGATAAGCCAGTGTTCTTGAAGAAGCTTGCATTGAAGTTCAAGGAACCTGAGAATACCACATTGTTCATTTTGGACaa ATTTGATGGGAACTCTGAACTGGTTGCACAACTGGTCACAGATAATGGATTCAAAGCTGCTTATGCCATTAAGGATGGTGCAGAAGGACCTAGAGGATGGACG AACAGTGGTCTTCCATGGAAAGAACCACGGAAAGCATTGGATTTTGGCAATCTGACAGAAGCTATCTCTGATGCAATAGGA GATACTTCTGATGGCTTGGCTGTTACTCTTGGAATTGCTGCAGCTACCGGCCTCGGCCTCTTGGCTTTCACTGAG ATAGAAACAATTCTCCAAGTATTAGGATCAGCTGCACTTGTTCAGTTTGCAAGCAAGAAGCTTCTATTTGCTGAG GATCGAAAGCAAACACTACGGCAGCTAGATGAGTTCTTGAACACCAAGGTTGCTCCTAAAGAGCTTGTTGATGAAGTAAAG CAAATTGGAAAGGCTTTTCTACCAGACTCCACTGAAGACAAGGCTCTTCCGGAACCAACAGAAAGTAGCACTGTACAGAAAGCAGAAGCTACTATTGACAACGTTGCCGAGTCGAAAGTAGACATGGTTCCAGAAACTGAAAACAAGGATGAATCGTCTCCAGTGTTGCCAAGACCACAATCTCCATATCCACAT tATCCTGATTTCAAGCCTCCAACATCTCCTACCCCTTCACAGCCGTAA
- the LOC112708043 gene encoding uncharacterized protein, protein MAAAISLRRSSCRLLLTRFHNSATLAGQHGGATTTTTRWLETIAYEELRAHPEKPYTSTAFFIHGFLGSSRNWRSFSRNLLASLSNSSPSSNWRTVMVDMRNHGKSAERKLDPPHDMENAAKDLADLVKAEEWRWPEVVIGHSMGGKVALQFLQSCSRGEYGDSALCPKQLWVLDSVPGEVNPLNSNEEVRDVLRTLQSLPSRIPSRKWLVNHLLGLGYSKALSDWIGTNLKKVDDHETWVFDLQNAQQMFDSYWEKSYWNLLENPPKGTEIIIVRAEKSDRWDEDAVERIQKLANREATESLGKVSFNLLPNSGHWVHVDNPKGLLEILAPKISSL, encoded by the exons ATGGCCGCAGCTATCTCACTCAGACGCAGCAGCTGCCGTCTCCTCCTAACTCGCTTCCACAACTCAGCCACTCTCGCCGGTCAACACGGCggcgccaccaccaccaccaccaggtGGCTAGAAACCATAGCCTACGAAGAGCTGCGAGCTCATCCTGAAAAACCTTACACTTCAACCGCCTTCTTCATCCATGGCTTCCTCGGATCCTCAAGAAACTGGAGATCCTTTTCTCGCAACCTCCTCGCTTCTCTCTCCAATTCCTCTCCTTCCTCCA ATTGGAGGACAGTGATGGTGGATATGCGGAATCACGGAAAATCGGCGGAGAGGAAACTGGATCCGCCACACGATATGGAAAATGCGGCGAAGGATTTGGCCGATTTGGTGAAGGCTGAGGAATGGCGTTGGCCTGAGGTTGTGATTGGTCATTCCATGGGTGGAAAGGTTGCTTTGCAGTTTCTTCAGAGTTGTAGCCGCGGTGAATATGGAGATTCAGCTTTGTGCCCTAAACAG CTCTGGGTATTGGACTCTGTCCCTGGAGAAGTGAACCCTCTAAATAGTAATGAAGAAGTTCGGGATGTTTTAAGGACCTTGCAAAGTTTGCCATCACGAATACCTTCTCGGAA GTGGCTTGTTAATCATCTGTTAGGACTTGGTTACTCTAAGGCATTGTCAGACTGGATAGGCACAAACCTCAAGAAAGTTGATGATCATGAAACTTGGGTATTTGATCTTCAAAATGCTCAGCAGATGTTTGATTCTTATTG GGAAAAGTCCTATTGGAATCTATTAGAGAACCCTCCCAAAGGTACAGAAATAATAATTGTTCGTGCCGAAAAAAGTGACAGGTGGGACGAAGATGCTGTTGAGCGGATCCAAAAACTGGCGAATAGGGAAGCAACCGAGTCTCTTGGAAAAGTTTCTTTCAATCTTCTTCCAAATTCTGGTCATTGGGTTCATGTTGACAACCCAAAGGGACTGCTAGAGATTCTAGCTCCCAAGATTTCATCCCTTTAG
- the LOC112708488 gene encoding uncharacterized protein, with the protein MADWGPIFVSVVLFILLTPGLLIQIPGRNKMVEFGSFQTSGASIVVHSIIYFALICIFLLAIGIHMYLG; encoded by the coding sequence ATGGCAGATTGGGGTCCAATTTTTGTGTCAGTAGTGCTGTTTATTCTGTTGACACCAGGGTTGCTGATTCAGATTCCAGGGAGGAACAAGATGGTGGAGTTTGGGAGCTTCCAGACAAGTGGTGCCTCCATTGTTGTTCATTCTATCATCTACTTTGCTCTCATTTGTATCTTCTTGTTAGCCATTGGTATTCACATGTACTTGGGTTAA
- the LOC112708044 gene encoding pentatricopeptide repeat-containing protein At4g01030, mitochondrial — protein sequence MASSIISQYHSLKDNHNLHHLDPYYVHNNTQILRSHSSSTSISVGVLDKKPHFSDTLFAPRNLSPCFHFLDELCEIRDLNSVRELHAQILKMPRNKGGSSSLATIDETVMRYYLEFDDFVSAIKVFFVGFTRNYLLWNSFLEKFGSFGGDPYEILDVFGELHKKGVEFDSIAFTVVLKICLVLMDLKVGLEIHACLIKRGFHFDVHLYCALINLYEKCWGVDRAYQVFDEAPQKEDFLWNTIIMASLRSEKWFDGLELFRGMQLSSAKATGGTIVKVLQACGKLRALNEGKQIHGYVLRRGLVSNMSISNSIISMYSKNHSLKMARTFFDSMEDYNLSSWNSIISCYAGYGNLEDALDIFQEMEASGIKPDIITWNSLMSGLLLQGSYKAVLANFQSLQVEGLKPDSGSVTSALQAIIELGIFNLGKEIHGYLLRNKLDHDVYVCTSLMDMYIKNDELHKAQKVFHRTKNKNICAWNSLISGYSFKGQFSDAEELLNQMEKEGIEPDIVTWNSLISGYSMHGRSEEAMDVINRMKSSGFSPNVVSWTAMVSGSSRNKSHMDSIRFFGQMQAQNVRPNSTTICSLLRACSGQSLLKKGEEIHCLCIRHGFIEDMYIATALIDMYSKAGKLKVACEIFGRIEGKTLPCWNCMMMGYAIHGHGEEVISLFNKMLKTGIIPDSITFTALLSGCKNSGRINDGWKYFDSMSTDYNIVPTIEHYSCMVDLLGKSGFLDEALHFIQTMPVKPDASIWGALLASCRNHKNIMLAETALRNLFKLEPYNSANYVIMMNIYSALGKWDDAQRLRDTMVAAGLKSPGVWSWIQVNQTTHVFSTEGKSHGEEGEIYFELYQLVSKVKKLGYVPDISCVYQNIDNNEKEKVLLSHTEKLAITYGLMKTKGGSPIRVVKNTRVCQDCHTLAKYISSAENREILLRDGGRFHHFVNGKCSCNGCW from the coding sequence ATGGCATCTTCCATCATCTCACAGTACCATAGCCTTAAAGATAATCATAATTTACATCATCTTGATCCTTATTATGTTCATAACAACACACAAATCCTTAGAAGCCATTCATCATCCACTTCAATTTCTGTTGGAGTGTTAGATAAGAAGCCTCATTTTTCTGATACCCTATTTGCCCCACGAAACCTTTCTCCATGCTTTCACTTTTTGGATGAATTGTGTGAGATAAGGGATTTGAATTCTGTGAGGGAACTACATGCACAGATACTGAAAATGCCAAGAAACAAAGGTGGTAGTAGTAGCTTGGCCACAATAGATGAAACCGTTATGAGATACTATTTGGAGTTTGATGATTTTGTGTCTGCAATAAAGGTTTTCTTTGTTGGTTTTACGAGGAATTATCTTCTATGGAACTCTTTCTTGGAGAAATTTGGAAGTTTTGGAGGTGACCCTTATGAGATTCTTGATGTATTTGGTGAACTGCATAAGAAAGGTGTTGAATTTGATAGCATAGCTTTCACTGTTGTTCTGAAAATTTGCTTGGTTTTGATGGATTTGAAGGTTGGATTAGAGATTCATGCTTGTTTGATAAAGAGAGGATTCCATTTTGATGTGCATTTGTATTGTGCATTGATCAATTTGTATGAGAAGTGCTGGGGTGTAGATAGagcataccaagtgtttgatgaagcGCCCCAGAAAGAAGATTTCTTGTGGAACACGATAATTATGGCGAGCCTGAGGAGTGAGAAGTGGTTTGATGGCTTAGAATTGTTTCGCGGCATGCAGTTATCTTCGGCTAAAGCCACCGGTGGCACCATCGTCAAGGTGCTGCAAGCATGTGGAAAATTGAGAGCTCTCAACGAAGGGAAACAAATTCATGGATATGTTTTAAGGCGGGGATTAGTGTCGAACATGTCCATTAGCAATTCCATAATTAGCATGTACTCTAAGAACCATAGTCTTAAAATGGCTAGAACATTTTTTGATTCAATGGAGGATTATAACTTGTCATCTTGGAACTCAATTATTTCATGTTATGCTGGTTATGGCAACTTGGAAGATGCCCTGGATATCTTCCAAGAAATGGAAGCTTCCGGCATTAAACCAGACATTATAACTTGGAATTCTCTTATGTCGGGTCTTCTTCTTCAGGGTTCATACAAAGCTGTTCTGGCCAATTTCCAGAGCCTGCAAGTCGAAGGCTTGAAGCCGGATTCGGGCTCGGTAACTAGTGCACTACAAGCAATTATTGAATTGGGTATCTTCAACTTAGGGAAAGAAATTCATGGTTATCTATTGAGAAACAAGCTTGATCATGATGTTTATGTTTGCACTTCATTGATGGATATGTATATCAAGAATGATGAGttacataaagctcaaaaagtgtTCCATCGCACAAAGAACAAAAACATTTGTGCTTGGAATTCATTGATATCAGGGTACTCCTTCAAGGGCCAGTTTAGTGATGCTGAAGAACTATTGAACCAGATGGAGAAAGAAGGTATAGAACCTGATATAGTTACATGGAACAGTTTGATTTCTGGTTATTCAATGCATGGCCGAAGCGAGGAAGCTATGGATGTGATTAATAGGATGAAGAGTTCAGGATTTTCACCTAATGTGGTTTCATGGACTGCAATGGTATCCGGCAGTTCTCGGAACAAAAGTCATATGGATTCCATCCGGTTTTTCGGCCAAATGCAAGCACAAAATGTAAGGCCTAATTCTACTACTATTTGCAGCTTACTTCGAGCTTGCTCCGGCCAGTCGCTTCTAAAGAAAGGCGAAGAGATACACTGCCTCTGCATAAGACATGGATTTATAGAGGATATGTACATAGCCACAGCACTCATTGACATGTATAGCAAGGCAGGGAAGTTGAAAGTAGCATGCGAAATTTTCGGAAGAATAGAGGGGAAAACACTTCCTTGTTGGAACTGTATGATGATGGGATATGCTATTCACGGCCACGGTGAAGAAGTAATTTCTCTTTTTAACAAAATGCTCAAAACTGGTATCATCCCTGATTCTATTACCTTCACAGCTCTTCTATCCGGCTGCAAGAATTCAGGTCGAATCAATGATGGATGGAAGTACTTTGACAGTATGAGTACAGATTACAACATTGTTCCAACAATTGAGCACTATTCTTGCATGGTGGACCTTCTTGGAAAATCTGGTTTTCTTGATGAAGCTCTGCATTTCATCCAAACTATGCCAGTAAAGCCGGATGCTAGTATCTGGGGAgctcttcttgcttcctgccgAAATCACAAAAACATTATGCTAGCCGAGACTGCGTTGAGGAATCTGTTCAAGCTAGAGCCTTATAATTCTGCCAACTATGTTATAATGATGAACATATATTCGGCTTTAGGCAAATGGGACGACGCGCAGCGCCTTAGAGACACAATGGTTGCTGCAGGGTTGAAAAGCCCTGGTGTTTGGAGCTGGATACAGGTAAATCAAACTACTCATGTGTTCTCTACAGAAGGGAAATCACATGGAGAAGAAGGCGAAATATATTTCGAATTATATCAGTTAGTTTCTAAGGTGAAGAAGCTAGGATATGTGCCTGATATAAGCTGTGTGTATCAAAATATTGACAACAATGAAAAGGAGAAGGTTCTTCTGAGTCACACTGAGAAGCTAGCTATCACATATGGACTCATGAAAACAAAAGGTGGATCACCTATCAGGGTAGTTAAGAACACGAGAGTTTGTCAGGATTGTCACACATTAGCCAAGTACATTTCTTCGGCCGAAAATCGTGAGATTTTGCTCCGAGATGGCGGCCGTTTTCACCATTTTGTGAATGGAAAATGCTCCTGTAATGGTTGTTGGTAA
- the LOC112708045 gene encoding abscisic acid receptor PYL9: MMNGSCGGGGGGEAYGAIEAQYIRRHHRHEPRDNQCTSALVKHIRAPVHLVWSLVRRFDQPQKYKPFVSRCIMQGDLGIGSVREVNVKSGLPATTSTERLEQLDDEEHILGIRIVGGDHRLRNYSSIITVHPEVIEGRPGTMVIESFVVDVPDGNTKDETCYFVEALIRCNLSSLADVSERMAVQGRTDPINQ, from the exons ATGATGAACGGtagttgtggtggtggtggtggtggtgaagcTTATGGTGCCATTGAAGCACAGTACATAAGGAGGCACCATAGGCATGAACCTAGGGACAACCAGTGCACTTCTGCACTTGTCAAACACATAAGAGCTCCTGTTCATCTT GTGTGGTCTCTGGTGAGAAGATTTGATCAACCTCAGAAATATAAACCATTTGTTAGCAGGTGTATCATGCAAGGGGATCTTGGCATTGGTAGTGTTAGAGAAGTGAATGTTAAATCTGGTCTTCCAGCTACAACCAGCACTGAGAGGTTAGAACAACTTGATGATGAAGAACACATTCTTGGCATAAGAATTGTTGGAGGTGATCACAGGCTGAGG AACTATTCTTCCATAATCACAGTTCATCCGGAGGTCATTGAAGGAAGACCTGGTACAATGGTGATCGAATCGTTTGTCGTGGATGTGCCCGATGGCAACACCAAGGACGAAACTTGCTACTTTGTGGAGGCCTTGATCAGGTGCAACCTTAGCTCTTTGGCTGATGTCTCAGAAAGAATGGCTGTGCAGGGCCGAACCGATCCAATCAACCAGTAA